The DNA region CAAGCAGAACGACAGCCGCAACATATCCGCTGTCAACAGGGTAGTCACCACCACGAACCTCGACACCGGCGATATTTTCTTCGACCCAGCTCTTCGATTTTTCCACACCTTTACGGTCAAGCTCCGTCGGCGGACCGGCAACAAGAACAAGAGCACGCTCAGCAGTCGAGTAATCACAGGGAAGCGTCAGACGGCCAAGCATGGCACGACGGACGAGACCGATAATTTTCGCTGATTTATCCTCGCTGGACGTGATATCGATATGGGGTTCCTGTTTCTTCTCTTTCTTCCCGAGAAGTCCTCCCAAGAGACCGCCGCCTGACTTTGATGCAGGCCGACCGCCTTTTGGAAGAGCTTCACTGATCGCATACCCAACTGAAGAGATGCCGCCGCCGCGAAGCGTGTTGATAATCTCACTGGAGTCGACAACCATCTCTCCTACACCATATTTATTCACCTCGCCGGCACGGAACAGGACACCGAACCTGCGGACAATCTCCTCATTCAGCCGGTCAAAAGCGCTTTTCACACTCTCACCGTCATTCTTCCACGCGCTGTTGTCAAAGACTATGACATTGTCGGCCTCATTGACCAGTGTGGATAAACTTCGGGCAGCATTTAAAGAGTAAAGACGCCCCTCTTCTGGAGCTGGAATAATGCCAAGTGCATACACCGGTTCGCGGTAAATACGCTTTAAATGACGGCAGAGAACCGGAGCACCACCAGAACCAGTTCCACCGCCCAATCCGGCACAAACAACGAATGCATCAACATCGTGAGTTCCGCGTTTGTCGATCGCGTTGATAATCGTATCAATCTCATCTGCTGCCACTTTGGCACCGGTCACGTTATCGGTTCCAACACCGTGACCTTTGACCATTGTCTGGCCAATCAGGAGACGATCCTCCATCGGGATGTGCTTCACACCCATCAGGTCGGTTCGGGCAGTGTTAATTACAACACCGCGGAAACTCGTGGATCCTAACTTTTTGTCCTGTGCCAGGAACATATCCACGATCTTTCCTCCTGCCTGTCCAAATCCTATAAAAAACACTCGCATTTACTGTAGACACCTTTAGTTGTGGTATATATGTAAGTCATGGAATATATATGACTTCCATACTATACGACGACGTCTGCCAAAAACTTTCTTATCATACAGAGCTATCTTATAATGCAATGAAGATAGGGATTCTCGGATCAGGACTCGCAGGCTTGTCAGCTGCATTAGAGCTTGCTGATAAATTTGAGGTTGTCATTTTTGAAAAAAACGACAATCCAGGCGGGTGCATGTCCTCCCTTACCTACAACAATACCTATACGCTTGAAACCCTCTATCACCACTGTTTTTCCGGCGACAAAAATCTCTTTTCCCTACTGGATACGCTTGGTCTTAAATCCGATCTGATCTGGCTGAAAGGTTCGACCGGTTACTATATTGGCGGCAAACTTCACCCGCTCACAACCCCGCTGGAGATTCTCCGCTACCCCTGCCTCACACTTTTCCAAAAATTCAGACTGGGGATGTTCGTAATCAGTTCCAGAAAGATCGATCTTCGCCCGCTTGACAAAGTAACCGCCAAAGAATATCTGTTCGAGAAAGTGGGAGAGGATATCTACAATGCATTTTTCGCACCCCTGCTCACCAGCAAATTCGGGTCGATGAAGGATGATGTTTCAGCAGCCTGGCTTATGAGCAGGATCGCCATCCGCTCGGACAGAGGTTCGGAGGGGGAACGCCTAGGGTATCTGAAAGGCGGGTGGCACAAACTGATCGATGCGATGATTGAGAAACTGGGGCGTATGCATGTAGAGATCAGGCTCGGCACGCCAGTCACCACGTTGATTAGGGAAAAGGACAAGTGGCTGATCAACGGTGAAGATTTTGATGCCGTCATTTCAACACTGCCGCCAACGATTACGAATTCTCTCCTGCAAAATGCAGATATCCAACTACCAAATCTGATGTATCAGGGAGCAGCATGCATGACGCTAGGTCTCACCCGCGACCCGACGAACGGTATTTACTGGACCAATATGGGAGACCCGGCACCTTATGGAGCAGTGGTTACTCACACGAACTTTGCCCCGTTTGAATGGTACGGGGAACATGTCGTCTATCTGGCCTCCTATTTCAAGGGTGAACTGGACAGCGGACTGAAAGACCGGATGATTGATGACTTCTGCAGACGTTTCTCGATAGATGTCAGTGAAATAAGTCATGCAGACCTGTATATCGACAAATTCGCCGGGCCAGTGTACGTAACGGGATACAAAGATACTATTCCGCCTGCCGATCTCGGGAAAAATCTGTATATCGCCGGAATGTTTTCGCCGGAAAACTATCCCGAGAGAAGTATGGAGGGATCGATTCTGGCGGGTCTCAATGCTGCAAAATTACTTGAGGAGAAAAATCGTTGACACCCGTTTCCGTCACCGCAGTGCTTCCTGTCTTTAATGATGTGGAAGCTTTGAAGACAGCAATTCCTAAATCTATTGAAGCGCTCGAAGCATATGGGAAAAGTTTCGAGTTGATCATCGCAGAGGACGGCAGTACCGATGGAAGCCGAGAGTGTGTAGAGGAGTGGGAGAGAAAAGATCCCCGGGTCCGGCTGCTTCACTCCGATGAACGTCAGGGAAGAGGGAGAGCGCTGAACCGTGCGCTTGCGGAATCCCGTGGAGAGATATTCTGTTACTATGATGTTGATCTGGCAACCGACATCAGCCATCTTTCAGAACTTCTCGATCATATCGAAGATGGAGCAGATGCTGCAACCGGCTCGCGCCTGATGAAAAACAGCAATATCGTTCGAAGCGGGGACCGCGAGATCGCCAGCAGAGGATATAATTTTCTGGTCAGATTGTTCCTCGGCAGCAAACTCAACGATCATCAGTGCGGATTCAAGGCATATAAATCATCGACTCTCCGCGAACTCGTGCCGAAAATTCAGGCTCCACATTGGTTCTGGGACACGGAATCGCTTGTCCTTGCGCAAAAAGAGGGGCTGCGTGTGGATGAATTTCCGGTCGTATGGCGGCAGGGTCCGGGAACAACGGTCAGATTCAAAGATGTGAGTAATATGGGCAAAGATATCCTGAAAATGTGGTGGAGACTGCATGTGGAAAAAAGTTAGTGCCGTTGTTATACCAACGGTGATCGCCGCTGCGTTACTGGGTTACATGCTGATGCGTGTGTGGAACGAACTCCAGGGAAATCTCGACAGCATTCTTGAATCTCTGGTCCCAACCTGGCTGATCGCAGCAATAGGCATCTGTGTTCTTGGATGGTTTCTCCGCGGGTTTCGATACAAATACATCGTCAAAAAGCTTGGAACGGAGATCGGGATCATCTTTTCCACGGCCTGTATCTACGTATCCCAGACGGCTAACCTGATCATTCCCGCACGTCTCGGCGATTTTGTCCGGATGTTCATTCTCAAACATGAGAAAGGAATGCCCTACACGAACAGTTTCACTTCACTGATCGTTGAACGCGTGTATGATATTCTCGTACTGGCGGTTCTCGGACTCTGTTCTCTGCCTTTTTTGATCAGTCTGGTCCCTGAAGACTATGGATGGTTTGTCTGGCTGATCATCTTTGTACTGATCGCCGGGATTGTTGGGATCATTATTCTCCTGCTTGCCAAATGGATGCATGCAGAGAACAAGATCCTCAATAAAATCCTGGAAGTCTTTGCACAGTTCAGGCAGGTATCTTCTACGATTTCTGCTCTTGGCCTCCTCTCGGGAACCTCGGTTATTATCTGGATGATGGATGTTATCACCTGTTATCTGATCTGCATGATGCTGGCCGTAGACATTCCATTCATGCTCGTTCTTCTAGCGATCATTATCGGAAATCTGATAAAAGCGGTACCTATTACGCCGGGGGGAATAGGCACTTACGAAGCGGCCCTTGCCATAGTGTTCGAGATCGGCGGCGTTGCCTCATTTACGGCATTCCTCATCGCGGTTATAGATCATCTTGTCAAAAATCTCGTAACACTTGTAGGAGGAATGCTCTCGCTTTACTACTTCGGTGACTGGTCGGTGTCCCTTTTGAAGAGGCTTTTCAAAGAAGATACGAAGAAAATCAGAGAGGAAAACAATAATCTCTGATATTATTCTCCGAGAAGCAAGGGTGATATTTATGTTTGCTCCAAATTATACAATACAGGAAAGGTGTGTGATACATGTTTTCTAAAGATATGACGATAGACGAGTTTTACAGCTGTATACATCCGGCCGTGAAAAAAACAAAAAACTCTTCGCTTCTTGAAGAACAGATACGTGATATCCAGTTTCCTAAAAACCCCTACGCTCAAAAAATGATGACCTTCCTCTGCGCCCCGCTTGTGACGAAGTACCGCATGGACCGAAGATTTGTTGACACCCCCCTGAAGACATTCTGGCAGGAATCACGCGATGGGCTCTTTACTCACGAGAAGGAGTACCGGGAACTCTACGATCAGCTCGCAGATGACAAATCACAACGGACACTGATCTCTATGCTCCAATACCGGTTAACAGAAGATATAATCACCTATCATCGGGAGGGAGACTTCGCCTTCAAACAATATTTCGATAAAAAAATCGTAGCGCTGAACGATCACGAGGTATTTGTCAATTGCGGGGGATATCGCGGAGATGTTACGGAGATGTTCATCAACAGCGTCAATGATTTTTCCAGGACATATTTCTATGAGCCTGACCCGAAAAATTATGCTATCGCAGTCGATTATTTTTCCAAATGGCAAAAAGATGTTCTCGACAAGATCGTTTTCAGAAACTGCTGCATCGGTAAAGAGAATGGAACTGCCTGTTTCAATGCGGCAGAGAGCGAGGATTCATACATAAGCGACACTGGATCTACCGCCATTCCGATGGTTTCTTTGGATGAGGATATCTTAGAACCCGTTTCATTCATAAAAATGGATATCGAAGGTTATGAGCGGGATGCACTTGAAGGGGCAAAAAATCATATCACTTCGGAGCATCCAAAACTCGCTATATGCGTGTATCATAAACCGGACGATCTCTGGGAAATCCCCAAACTCATTAAGAAATATGATGAAGAGTATACGCTCTACCTGCGGCAGTACTCGCCGTATCCGTGGTGGCCCTGCGAAACAGTGATTTATGCTGTTTGATTGTGCATCCAAACATCAGATTCAGGATTAAATACCTCTGATTAATATAGGAAACAAAAGGATTCTTTCGATGCTAGCATTATTTATCGGAGACGGCAGAACTAATTATAGAATATTCCGCATGGAATCCGACACTCAATGATCTCAATCGAATCCCAGATACTTACAGTCATTCTCTGGCTCATCATCATTAAATTCTGCCAGATTACCATCTATCCATATCTCAAACCAGCACTCGGCCAAATCTCTTACGGACTTGCATACCCGGTCGGCATCCTTCTTCTCACGATCGTATCATGGTATCTTGGTCTCGCAGGACTACCGGTCCAGCTTGTTTTGATTCTTTTCGCTTTGCTTGGAGGGGTTGCTTTCTACAAAAAACAGTATGAACTGACTGATCTGAAAAGTATGGTCCGCTGGGACATGATTTTCCTTGCTGCGTTCGCATTACTTCTGATCGTTCGTTGGTTTTCTCCGGGAATCATCCCTTCCGGCGAAAAATTCATGGACGCAGCATTTCTCGGAAGCATAATGCTTAACCCGACGGTCACGCCGTTTGATCCCTGGTTTGCAGGGGAAACCCTCAATATCTATTATTATCTCGGACACTGGATGATGGGTGTTTTAGGGATCCTCGCTATGGGAACAAGTTCCGTCGTGTTCAATCTGATGCTCCCTACCGTGTTTGCTTTGGCCGCGGTTTCCGCCTATGCGATCGGCGTTCTGCTTCTCAAACGCCATCAATGGATCCCGATGCTTGTTTTGGTCATACCAAACGCAGCTCTGGTTTGGCATGCATTCACGGGCAAAGGGCCCATTGATGCATGGTGGGCATCAACCCGGGTGATCGGCGATGGGACAACCATCAATGAATACCCGCTCTTCTCCTTTTTATGGGGCGATCCCCATGCACATCTTCTTGCCTGTTTTAATCAGCTCCTGTTTATCTGTCTTCTGGCGGTGATGATAACAAGATGGCAGTATCTGA from Methanocorpusculum labreanum Z includes:
- a CDS encoding glycosyltransferase, which produces MTPVSVTAVLPVFNDVEALKTAIPKSIEALEAYGKSFELIIAEDGSTDGSRECVEEWERKDPRVRLLHSDERQGRGRALNRALAESRGEIFCYYDVDLATDISHLSELLDHIEDGADAATGSRLMKNSNIVRSGDREIASRGYNFLVRLFLGSKLNDHQCGFKAYKSSTLRELVPKIQAPHWFWDTESLVLAQKEGLRVDEFPVVWRQGPGTTVRFKDVSNMGKDILKMWWRLHVEKS
- a CDS encoding lysylphosphatidylglycerol synthase transmembrane domain-containing protein, producing MWKKVSAVVIPTVIAAALLGYMLMRVWNELQGNLDSILESLVPTWLIAAIGICVLGWFLRGFRYKYIVKKLGTEIGIIFSTACIYVSQTANLIIPARLGDFVRMFILKHEKGMPYTNSFTSLIVERVYDILVLAVLGLCSLPFLISLVPEDYGWFVWLIIFVLIAGIVGIIILLLAKWMHAENKILNKILEVFAQFRQVSSTISALGLLSGTSVIIWMMDVITCYLICMMLAVDIPFMLVLLAIIIGNLIKAVPITPGGIGTYEAALAIVFEIGGVASFTAFLIAVIDHLVKNLVTLVGGMLSLYYFGDWSVSLLKRLFKEDTKKIREENNNL
- a CDS encoding FkbM family methyltransferase: MFSKDMTIDEFYSCIHPAVKKTKNSSLLEEQIRDIQFPKNPYAQKMMTFLCAPLVTKYRMDRRFVDTPLKTFWQESRDGLFTHEKEYRELYDQLADDKSQRTLISMLQYRLTEDIITYHREGDFAFKQYFDKKIVALNDHEVFVNCGGYRGDVTEMFINSVNDFSRTYFYEPDPKNYAIAVDYFSKWQKDVLDKIVFRNCCIGKENGTACFNAAESEDSYISDTGSTAIPMVSLDEDILEPVSFIKMDIEGYERDALEGAKNHITSEHPKLAICVYHKPDDLWEIPKLIKKYDEEYTLYLRQYSPYPWWPCETVIYAV
- a CDS encoding NAD(P)/FAD-dependent oxidoreductase; translation: MKIGILGSGLAGLSAALELADKFEVVIFEKNDNPGGCMSSLTYNNTYTLETLYHHCFSGDKNLFSLLDTLGLKSDLIWLKGSTGYYIGGKLHPLTTPLEILRYPCLTLFQKFRLGMFVISSRKIDLRPLDKVTAKEYLFEKVGEDIYNAFFAPLLTSKFGSMKDDVSAAWLMSRIAIRSDRGSEGERLGYLKGGWHKLIDAMIEKLGRMHVEIRLGTPVTTLIREKDKWLINGEDFDAVISTLPPTITNSLLQNADIQLPNLMYQGAACMTLGLTRDPTNGIYWTNMGDPAPYGAVVTHTNFAPFEWYGEHVVYLASYFKGELDSGLKDRMIDDFCRRFSIDVSEISHADLYIDKFAGPVYVTGYKDTIPPADLGKNLYIAGMFSPENYPERSMEGSILAGLNAAKLLEEKNR
- a CDS encoding tubulin/FtsZ family protein; the encoded protein is MRVFFIGFGQAGGKIVDMFLAQDKKLGSTSFRGVVINTARTDLMGVKHIPMEDRLLIGQTMVKGHGVGTDNVTGAKVAADEIDTIINAIDKRGTHDVDAFVVCAGLGGGTGSGGAPVLCRHLKRIYREPVYALGIIPAPEEGRLYSLNAARSLSTLVNEADNVIVFDNSAWKNDGESVKSAFDRLNEEIVRRFGVLFRAGEVNKYGVGEMVVDSSEIINTLRGGGISSVGYAISEALPKGGRPASKSGGGLLGGLLGKKEKKQEPHIDITSSEDKSAKIIGLVRRAMLGRLTLPCDYSTAERALVLVAGPPTELDRKGVEKSKSWVEENIAGVEVRGGDYPVDSGYVAAVVLLATIGNAPRIRELMELAKEAKEEVVRSRERATSSMFEDGIDPLFE